In Bdellovibrio sp. GT3, one genomic interval encodes:
- a CDS encoding SIR2 family protein translates to MISSPQEVERFVEDFVLALREDNAALFAGAGLSIPSGFVNWKELLRDIAKDVNLDVNKESDLVAVAQYHINSTGNRNKINHQLLNTFSQKAKPSKSHEIIASLPFKTVWTTNYDTLIEDAFTHAGKVADVKHNHSQLPLTRAGRSVVVYKMHGDASAPSQAVLTRDDYESFSENRSLFTTALQGDLVNKTFLFLGFSFSDPNINYILSRVRILLGNQNQRQHYCLMRKVQRKDYVKIGDFRYDENKQKLQVDDLKRYGIKTLLLSDFGAVTAILKKIQSKFKRHRVFISGSAFTGAYSPHWSSDLKSQKFIHGLAYELVKKGYDVASGFGDGVGSAVINGALQFSDETGQELGDKLVLKPFPQFATTPRELTSMWQEYRKSMLKNVGVAVFVFGSKLHENGGIVNAPGVRKEFEIARQLGIKLIPVGVTGWMSEQLWNEVETNFKLFYGDNTKIRAQFKKLGNTDSTPNQVTKAILNIIDLITQE, encoded by the coding sequence ATGATTAGCAGCCCACAAGAAGTTGAACGTTTTGTAGAAGATTTCGTACTAGCCCTGAGAGAAGATAATGCTGCGCTGTTTGCTGGCGCGGGGCTCTCTATCCCGTCAGGATTTGTAAACTGGAAGGAACTCCTTAGGGACATTGCAAAAGACGTGAACTTGGACGTCAATAAAGAATCTGATTTGGTAGCAGTAGCGCAGTACCACATTAACAGTACTGGCAATCGTAATAAAATTAATCATCAGTTACTAAATACTTTCTCGCAGAAAGCAAAGCCTTCAAAAAGCCACGAGATCATCGCATCCCTCCCCTTCAAAACGGTTTGGACAACGAACTACGACACCTTAATTGAAGATGCCTTTACTCATGCAGGAAAAGTTGCGGACGTAAAACACAATCACAGCCAATTACCACTTACTAGGGCTGGTCGATCTGTCGTTGTCTACAAAATGCATGGAGATGCATCCGCGCCAAGCCAAGCAGTCTTAACGAGAGATGACTACGAATCGTTCTCAGAGAATCGAAGCCTGTTTACGACTGCACTTCAAGGGGACTTGGTTAATAAAACTTTCCTCTTTCTTGGATTTAGCTTCTCTGATCCAAACATCAATTACATTCTTAGTAGAGTCAGAATATTACTCGGCAACCAAAATCAACGGCAACACTACTGTCTCATGAGGAAAGTTCAGAGGAAAGACTACGTCAAAATCGGTGACTTTCGATACGACGAGAATAAACAAAAACTACAAGTTGATGATCTGAAAAGATATGGAATCAAAACACTGCTTCTTAGTGATTTCGGTGCCGTCACTGCAATTCTAAAAAAGATACAGAGCAAGTTTAAGCGTCATAGAGTTTTTATTTCAGGCAGTGCATTTACTGGAGCTTATTCTCCACATTGGTCTTCAGACCTCAAGTCCCAGAAGTTCATTCACGGTCTTGCCTATGAATTAGTAAAAAAGGGCTATGATGTGGCTTCAGGTTTTGGCGATGGCGTGGGCAGCGCTGTAATCAATGGTGCCTTGCAGTTTTCGGATGAGACCGGCCAAGAACTAGGCGACAAACTTGTATTGAAGCCATTTCCTCAGTTTGCCACTACCCCCCGAGAACTAACATCCATGTGGCAAGAGTACCGAAAGAGTATGCTGAAAAATGTAGGTGTAGCCGTCTTTGTCTTCGGCAGCAAACTTCACGAAAATGGCGGCATTGTAAATGCTCCTGGAGTAAGGAAAGAATTTGAAATTGCCAGACAACTTGGAATTAAGCTGATTCCTGTGGGCGTCACTGGATGGATGTCCGAACAGCTTTGGAATGAAGTTGAAACAAATTTTAAATTATTTTACGGAGACAATACAAAAATCCGGGCCCAGTTCAAAAAGCTGGGAAATACAGATTCCACGCCCAACCAAGTTACTAAAGCAATTTTAAATATTATTGATTTGATCACACAGGAATAA
- a CDS encoding DUF4423 domain-containing protein: MQEQIKNSDFRQFLEEELARRSQNYPRYSLRAFARHLEVDSSFLSKILNGKRTVTMRTIRMFGERLNLPGEQLQQFAEVSREKKMKRKLERLLEKMPSEDREQSTITITVDETRLDEAKEKIKSFRKDLAQWLDAGVTQQGKTYQISVSMFPVSGFGLND; the protein is encoded by the coding sequence ATGCAAGAACAAATCAAAAACTCAGATTTCCGTCAATTCCTTGAAGAAGAGCTCGCTCGTCGCAGCCAAAACTATCCACGTTATTCTTTGCGTGCATTCGCAAGACACCTGGAAGTGGACTCATCTTTCCTTTCAAAAATCCTGAACGGCAAACGCACTGTAACTATGAGAACTATTCGTATGTTTGGTGAGCGTTTGAATTTGCCAGGTGAGCAGCTTCAACAATTCGCTGAAGTAAGCCGCGAAAAGAAAATGAAACGTAAACTTGAGCGCTTGCTTGAGAAAATGCCTAGCGAAGACCGCGAGCAATCAACAATCACTATCACTGTTGATGAAACGCGTTTGGATGAGGCTAAGGAAAAAATCAAATCATTCCGCAAGGACCTTGCGCAATGGTTGGATGCTGGCGTGACTCAACAGGGTAAGACTTATCAGATCTCTGTTTCCATGTTCCCGGTTTCCGGTTTTGGTCTTAACGACTAA
- a CDS encoding TIR domain-containing protein has protein sequence MARNVFYSFHYLVDAFRVSQVRNMGVIEGNQSIRDNDWETVKKGGDAAIQKWIDDQLQGRSCAVVLIGKDTYGRKWINYEIQKAWASGKGVVGIHIHNLKDSGGNQTTKGVNPFSYFNINGTPFNNIVKAYDPPHWDSKEVYAHIKANIEHWIEEAIAIRGKY, from the coding sequence TTGGCGAGAAACGTATTCTACAGCTTTCATTATTTAGTAGATGCATTCCGTGTATCACAAGTCAGAAATATGGGTGTCATTGAAGGAAATCAGTCCATTCGTGATAACGACTGGGAAACAGTAAAAAAGGGCGGCGATGCCGCTATTCAAAAATGGATAGACGACCAACTTCAAGGCAGATCCTGTGCAGTAGTCCTTATCGGCAAAGATACTTACGGTCGAAAGTGGATCAATTACGAAATTCAGAAAGCGTGGGCATCCGGAAAAGGTGTTGTGGGAATTCATATCCACAATTTAAAAGATTCTGGTGGAAATCAAACTACAAAAGGGGTCAATCCTTTCTCATATTTCAACATCAATGGAACTCCTTTCAACAATATCGTTAAAGCCTACGATCCCCCACACTGGGACAGTAAAGAAGTCTACGCTCACATCAAGGCGAACATTGAACATTGGATTGAAGAAGCAATTGCCATCAGAGGGAAGTACTAG
- a CDS encoding SAM-dependent methyltransferase: MFKLSDRMQAVYDHLIPGEPVWDFCCDHGYLGLSAYRSGRFPEVHFVDQVPHIVSALKERFEQKHQKYEQDQRAFFWAQSGESLTHKVSGTVVIIGVGTHTIADIMRGIHEKNSSFIKRYIISTHNYEEKLDAFFDDFEPFKSSFQFTKFCNVPENGRVRKLLIFDKI; the protein is encoded by the coding sequence ATGTTTAAACTTTCCGATCGCATGCAAGCCGTCTATGACCATTTGATTCCAGGGGAACCCGTCTGGGACTTTTGCTGCGATCATGGCTATCTGGGACTCAGTGCGTATCGCAGCGGAAGATTTCCCGAAGTGCACTTTGTTGACCAAGTGCCACATATCGTCTCCGCCTTGAAAGAACGCTTCGAACAAAAGCACCAAAAGTACGAGCAGGATCAGCGGGCCTTCTTTTGGGCTCAAAGCGGAGAGTCCTTAACACACAAAGTCAGCGGCACCGTTGTTATCATCGGAGTGGGGACACATACCATCGCCGACATCATGCGCGGAATTCACGAGAAAAATTCATCATTTATCAAACGGTACATCATTAGCACACACAACTATGAAGAGAAATTGGATGCGTTTTTTGATGATTTTGAACCCTTCAAATCATCGTTCCAATTCACCAAATTCTGTAATGTTCCAGAAAATGGAAGAGTTCGTAAACTATTGATATTCGATAAAATTTAA
- the gcvT gene encoding glycine cleavage system aminomethyltransferase GcvT, with product MKKTPLADTHVSLGARMVDFAGWYMPVQYVGLREEHDNVRKNVGLFDVSHMGEVRVKGPKALETLEWLTTNDVARLNDGEAQYSLLPNDQGGLVDDIIVYCLSKNSDYLVCVNASNKDKDFAWMTKHNKGSDMTDESDKWGQIAIQGPKALELCDRVFGFKVSEMKPFTVKSGKFQNHNIMVATTGYTGEKGCEVFVDAAGTPALWNELLAQGKDLGVAPIGLGARDTLRTEMKYSLYGHEIDDTTNPYEAGLGWVIKPAKKDFMNKAQIVGVKEAGLKQNLVGFKMLEKGIPRQGYSLFSFDNKEIGKVTSGTHSPSLDEPIGIAFIDVAYAKEGTEFLLDIRGRKVKAVVVKTPFISK from the coding sequence ATGAAAAAAACTCCATTAGCTGATACACACGTTTCTTTGGGTGCCCGCATGGTCGACTTTGCCGGCTGGTACATGCCTGTTCAATATGTAGGTCTTCGTGAAGAGCACGACAATGTTCGCAAGAACGTGGGCTTGTTTGACGTTTCTCACATGGGCGAAGTCCGTGTGAAAGGGCCTAAAGCCCTTGAAACTTTGGAGTGGTTGACGACGAATGATGTGGCTCGTTTGAATGATGGCGAAGCTCAGTATTCCCTTCTTCCTAATGATCAAGGCGGCCTGGTCGACGATATTATCGTTTATTGCCTTTCCAAAAACTCTGACTACCTGGTTTGTGTGAATGCCTCTAACAAAGACAAAGACTTTGCGTGGATGACGAAACACAACAAGGGTTCTGATATGACGGACGAATCCGATAAGTGGGGTCAGATCGCGATTCAAGGCCCGAAAGCTTTGGAACTTTGTGACCGCGTCTTTGGTTTCAAAGTCAGCGAAATGAAGCCTTTCACTGTGAAATCCGGCAAATTCCAAAACCACAATATTATGGTCGCTACCACTGGTTACACAGGGGAGAAGGGCTGCGAAGTGTTCGTGGACGCTGCGGGAACGCCGGCGCTTTGGAACGAGCTTTTGGCGCAAGGGAAAGACTTGGGAGTGGCTCCGATCGGGTTGGGCGCTCGCGATACTCTGCGCACCGAGATGAAGTATTCCCTTTATGGTCATGAGATTGATGACACGACGAATCCTTATGAAGCGGGTCTTGGTTGGGTGATTAAACCAGCTAAAAAAGACTTTATGAACAAGGCGCAAATCGTTGGGGTCAAAGAGGCCGGATTGAAGCAAAATCTTGTGGGATTTAAGATGCTTGAGAAGGGCATTCCCCGTCAGGGATACAGCCTGTTTTCTTTTGACAATAAAGAAATCGGCAAGGTAACTAGTGGTACTCACTCACCAAGCCTGGATGAACCAATTGGCATCGCATTTATTGATGTAGCTTATGCCAAAGAAGGGACCGAGTTCCTTCTGGATATCCGCGGCCGTAAAGTGAAAGCGGTTGTTGTTAAAACACCATTTATTTCGAAATAA
- a CDS encoding recombinase family protein has protein sequence MTAKLSLAVYCRVSSDEQRTGGNIHRQIEQAAIELKRLGLLDGGSTTLYARSAGEALSDQYFIDEAYNLEEIREGTAFYQLLQLCRDREINGIYVDNIDRIFRARSHSVRGQIMDLIEEHEVQIYTPTGHVNSGLVLQFMSAIGAEDKKQTLRKLHIGKKFKVQNNGRPPNGRAFWGYEFDKIQNVWSVVPYEAQAVRWAVALASGNTTGDMPASLKLLVEKNAFGVSDKEVISALELAGVNLLSYFRRSNFRVAAQKNPLGRLPRNWLTNIYRDDRYTGEHVYHLKHVAQVGKKQNSEVAREKITVKIPAIVSPEDWALAKQARLGRACVTPRHAVQEYLLQGNVYCGTCGRKMGVRARHNDFYKQSTKSIEKSVAKYYACQTKKNGLHEACDHRKYHVSDSIDKIVWERVEHYLKNDVIDLVHQKKKSTEFLRRELDRLQADLEVLLADQKKLNTERNNLVSLLGRGILTEEDWTMQKNRIDDEKSKLDKVAKQVQDCIRIQTKKISSNQNRINPLDSVRGFIGESISFDHRKAIVSALLERVVVYPDQRVEILLKS, from the coding sequence ATGACAGCAAAACTTTCTCTGGCAGTTTACTGCAGAGTGTCGTCTGACGAGCAAAGAACCGGTGGGAATATCCATCGCCAAATAGAGCAAGCAGCAATTGAGTTGAAGAGACTAGGGCTCTTAGACGGTGGGAGTACAACCCTCTACGCGAGGTCAGCTGGCGAAGCTTTAAGTGATCAATACTTTATTGATGAAGCGTACAACCTTGAGGAAATCCGTGAGGGTACCGCATTTTACCAGCTCTTACAGCTTTGTAGAGATAGAGAAATCAACGGCATCTACGTAGATAATATAGATCGTATATTTAGAGCTCGTTCGCACAGTGTTCGCGGTCAAATCATGGATTTGATCGAGGAGCACGAAGTTCAGATCTATACTCCGACTGGTCATGTGAATAGTGGTTTGGTTTTGCAGTTCATGTCTGCAATTGGTGCGGAGGATAAAAAGCAGACACTCAGAAAGCTGCACATCGGGAAGAAATTTAAAGTTCAAAACAATGGACGTCCGCCTAATGGCAGAGCCTTCTGGGGGTATGAATTTGATAAGATCCAGAATGTATGGAGTGTAGTGCCTTATGAGGCGCAAGCCGTACGTTGGGCAGTGGCATTAGCTTCAGGCAACACCACAGGCGACATGCCTGCTTCTTTGAAGTTGTTGGTGGAAAAGAATGCTTTCGGGGTGTCCGATAAGGAGGTGATTTCTGCACTAGAGTTGGCGGGAGTAAATCTTCTAAGCTACTTCAGAAGAAGCAATTTCAGAGTGGCAGCACAAAAGAACCCACTTGGTAGATTGCCGCGTAACTGGCTAACGAATATTTACCGTGATGATAGATATACAGGAGAGCACGTGTATCATCTCAAGCATGTAGCGCAAGTAGGTAAGAAACAAAATTCCGAAGTAGCTCGGGAGAAAATCACCGTTAAGATTCCGGCGATTGTCTCGCCGGAAGACTGGGCCTTAGCAAAGCAAGCTCGTCTTGGAAGAGCATGTGTGACGCCGAGACATGCCGTTCAGGAGTATCTACTGCAGGGGAATGTTTATTGTGGAACTTGCGGCAGAAAAATGGGTGTTAGAGCAAGACACAATGACTTCTATAAGCAATCAACCAAATCCATTGAAAAGAGTGTAGCAAAGTACTACGCGTGTCAGACCAAGAAAAATGGTCTACATGAGGCATGTGATCATCGTAAATACCATGTAAGTGATTCCATTGATAAGATCGTATGGGAAAGAGTTGAGCATTACCTGAAGAATGACGTAATAGATCTTGTTCATCAGAAGAAAAAGTCCACGGAATTTCTAAGAAGAGAGTTAGATCGGCTGCAGGCGGATCTAGAAGTTTTACTGGCAGATCAGAAGAAGCTTAATACTGAGAGAAATAATCTTGTTTCGTTGTTAGGAAGAGGGATTCTCACTGAGGAAGATTGGACGATGCAAAAAAATCGTATTGATGACGAGAAGTCGAAGCTGGATAAGGTCGCTAAGCAAGTCCAAGATTGTATTAGAATTCAAACCAAAAAAATCAGCAGTAATCAGAATCGCATCAACCCTTTGGACAGCGTGAGAGGATTTATTGGTGAAAGTATAAGTTTTGACCATAGAAAGGCGATCGTCTCTGCACTGCTAGAGAGAGTGGTGGTTTACCCTGATCAACGTGTGGAGATCTTGCTAAAAAGCTAG
- a CDS encoding toll/interleukin-1 receptor domain-containing protein, which translates to MALYKKSELKAKALNKSLTKSMAEDRFVRGLITLNESSNFDVFLSHRYLDADEIAILADELRGEGLSVYIDWQVDKGLDRGKVTIKTAEILRKRMKQSKSLIFITSQNSSDSKWMPWELGFMDARTSRVAILPVVDDNSTSYQGQEYLGLYPYISKTGTTILVNDPQTGAQKTIRHWLMP; encoded by the coding sequence ATGGCTCTATACAAAAAATCAGAACTTAAAGCAAAAGCATTGAACAAATCTCTTACTAAAAGCATGGCAGAGGACAGATTTGTAAGAGGACTTATTACCTTAAATGAAAGTTCCAACTTTGACGTTTTTCTCTCGCACCGTTATTTAGATGCAGATGAAATTGCAATACTTGCTGACGAGCTTCGCGGAGAAGGTCTGAGCGTCTATATCGACTGGCAGGTTGACAAAGGTTTGGATAGAGGAAAAGTCACTATTAAAACTGCTGAAATCCTTAGGAAGCGCATGAAACAAAGTAAGAGCTTGATCTTCATTACGTCACAAAACTCTTCGGATTCAAAGTGGATGCCTTGGGAACTAGGATTTATGGATGCACGCACTTCACGCGTTGCAATTCTTCCGGTTGTGGACGACAACTCTACATCATATCAAGGTCAGGAATATCTTGGACTGTATCCATATATATCAAAGACCGGCACCACTATCTTGGTAAATGATCCACAAACAGGTGCACAGAAAACAATCCGCCATTGGTTGATGCCTTAG
- the gcvH gene encoding glycine cleavage system protein GcvH, with product MAFHIPEDYYYTKEHEWAQVDENIVTVGITEFAQDSLGEIVYVELPEEGQKITQGQIFGVVESVKAVSDLYAPVSGTVIEVNASLGDDPSVLNDDPVNEGWLVRIEMDTEKELANLMRAPDYKKLIADK from the coding sequence ATGGCATTTCATATTCCTGAAGACTATTACTACACAAAAGAACACGAATGGGCTCAAGTTGACGAGAACATCGTGACTGTCGGCATCACAGAGTTCGCACAGGATTCTTTGGGCGAGATCGTTTACGTTGAACTTCCAGAAGAAGGTCAAAAGATCACTCAAGGTCAAATCTTTGGGGTGGTTGAGTCCGTAAAAGCGGTTTCTGACCTTTACGCGCCAGTTTCTGGCACGGTAATCGAAGTAAACGCGTCTTTGGGCGACGATCCATCAGTTTTGAACGACGATCCAGTGAACGAAGGCTGGTTGGTTCGTATCGAAATGGATACTGAAAAGGAGCTTGCTAACTTGATGCGCGCTCCAGATTACAAAAAATTGATCGCAGACAAATAA
- a CDS encoding SOS response-associated peptidase family protein yields MVKQQIRKLGIKYDARIDYELFQEMFYRRLTDERIKICKALEAEFDHPENNEDKEISKLIQAYRKLKLKDLEEHLRFQGKRMHAAELSLSVKETKKALNEKRISTDKIEYYSQRIKGIQRTELIPTDSRVFPMTFAPIIVRENDQNIIKLARYHCRPSDKPESIDVKYNGLYNARRDNLGNAFWKDLYLHKHGFFVVESFYENVSKADYERRSLKDGEKDTNMVLQFSPKDRSDLLIACLYDYWESGPSDGFYSFAALTHEPTSEVREAGHDRLIIALQEQNLGVWMEPERYGSRAIETVLDSPASHVYEHVISSGA; encoded by the coding sequence ATGGTAAAGCAACAAATTAGAAAACTTGGTATCAAATACGACGCACGAATCGACTATGAACTATTTCAAGAGATGTTTTATCGTCGTTTAACTGATGAGCGTATTAAGATTTGCAAAGCACTTGAGGCTGAATTTGATCATCCTGAAAACAACGAAGACAAAGAGATTTCAAAACTAATTCAAGCGTACAGAAAGTTGAAGCTCAAAGATCTTGAAGAGCATTTACGCTTTCAGGGTAAGCGTATGCACGCGGCAGAACTGAGTCTGTCGGTGAAAGAAACCAAGAAAGCCTTAAATGAAAAGCGCATTTCGACGGATAAGATCGAGTACTACTCGCAACGGATTAAAGGAATTCAGCGAACTGAGTTGATTCCCACGGATTCAAGAGTTTTTCCAATGACATTTGCTCCAATCATCGTCCGTGAGAACGACCAAAACATCATCAAGTTAGCTCGATACCATTGTCGACCTTCCGATAAGCCCGAATCAATTGATGTAAAGTATAATGGTCTTTACAACGCCAGAAGAGACAACCTTGGCAATGCATTTTGGAAGGACCTCTATCTTCATAAACATGGATTCTTCGTCGTTGAGAGCTTCTATGAGAATGTATCCAAGGCGGACTACGAACGCCGTTCGTTAAAGGATGGAGAGAAGGACACAAATATGGTTCTTCAGTTTAGTCCCAAAGATCGTTCGGACTTACTAATTGCATGCCTTTATGACTATTGGGAGTCTGGTCCGTCTGATGGGTTTTACTCCTTTGCTGCGCTCACTCATGAGCCAACGTCCGAGGTACGGGAAGCTGGGCATGATCGTCTAATTATCGCTTTGCAGGAGCAAAATTTGGGAGTTTGGATGGAGCCCGAACGCTATGGGAGTAGGGCCATAGAAACTGTTTTGGATAGTCCTGCATCACATGTGTATGAACATGTCATATCGTCAGGTGCCTAA